The following are encoded together in the Xanthobacter autotrophicus Py2 genome:
- a CDS encoding precorrin-3B synthase (TIGRFAM: precorrin-3B synthase~PFAM: nitrite/sulfite reductase hemoprotein beta-component ferrodoxin domain protein; nitrite and sulphite reductase 4Fe-4S region~KEGG: rpe:RPE_1260 precorrin-3B synthase), whose protein sequence is MGSDFTIDQKRYLEGFVSGAKAVQITRGAAPAGAPAAAAEPTGPDAASLKAMARFEAEGKKLSPEEKGKREELGLDAYPRMRTAAHEGVFPKGPDVLRWKYHGLFHVAPAQDSFMCRLRIPNGILTHWQFRGVADIASAHGGNYTDVTTRANLQIREIPATDGIAVLEKLVDLGLTAKGSGADNIRNVTGTPTAGIDPQELLDTRPLAKEWHHYILNNRDMYGLPRKFNVAFDGAGTIGALEDTNDIGFQAVEVKDGFGVAPGIWLRLALGGITGHKDFARDTGIVVRPDEASDVAAAIVRAFIDTGDRTDRKKARLKYVLDAMGFDGFLTLVEKKLGRPFTRLPAEAVAPRAEADRLAHLGVHAQKQPGLNYIGVGLPVGRMSVEQMHGLADIAARLGDGDIRLTVWQNLLISGVADADVAQACTAITALGLSTQATPLQAGLVACTGSKGCRFAAADTKGTARAILAHCEERLDLDGPVNIHVTGCHNSCAQHYIGDIGLIGARVAINDDGDTVDGYHLFVGGGFGADAAIARELYRDVKAEDAPAVVERLLKSWLAHREEGEAFAHFTRRMDPDALKALAEVA, encoded by the coding sequence ATGGGCAGCGACTTTACCATCGACCAGAAACGCTATCTGGAAGGCTTCGTCTCCGGCGCCAAGGCGGTGCAGATCACCCGGGGCGCTGCGCCCGCAGGCGCGCCTGCCGCTGCCGCCGAGCCCACCGGCCCCGACGCAGCGAGCCTGAAGGCCATGGCTCGCTTCGAGGCGGAGGGCAAAAAGCTCTCGCCGGAGGAGAAGGGCAAGCGCGAGGAACTGGGCCTTGATGCCTACCCCCGCATGAGGACCGCCGCCCACGAGGGCGTCTTTCCCAAGGGCCCGGACGTGCTCCGCTGGAAGTACCACGGTCTGTTCCATGTGGCGCCGGCGCAGGACAGCTTCATGTGCCGCCTGCGCATTCCCAATGGCATCCTCACCCACTGGCAGTTTCGCGGCGTCGCCGACATCGCGTCCGCCCACGGCGGCAACTACACCGACGTGACCACGCGGGCCAATCTGCAGATCCGCGAGATCCCGGCCACCGACGGCATCGCCGTGCTGGAAAAACTGGTGGACCTCGGCCTCACCGCCAAGGGCTCTGGGGCGGACAATATCCGCAACGTGACCGGCACCCCCACCGCCGGCATCGACCCGCAGGAGTTGCTCGACACCCGGCCGCTGGCGAAGGAGTGGCACCACTACATCCTCAACAATCGCGACATGTACGGCCTGCCGCGCAAGTTCAACGTGGCCTTCGACGGCGCCGGCACCATCGGCGCGCTGGAGGACACCAATGACATCGGCTTCCAGGCGGTGGAGGTGAAGGACGGGTTCGGCGTGGCGCCGGGCATCTGGCTGCGGCTCGCCCTGGGCGGCATCACCGGCCACAAGGATTTCGCCCGCGACACCGGCATCGTGGTGCGCCCCGACGAGGCGAGCGACGTGGCCGCCGCCATCGTGCGCGCCTTCATCGACACCGGCGACCGCACCGACCGCAAGAAGGCGCGGCTGAAATACGTGCTCGACGCCATGGGCTTCGACGGTTTCCTGACGCTGGTGGAAAAGAAGCTGGGCCGTCCCTTCACCCGCCTGCCGGCGGAAGCGGTGGCACCCCGCGCCGAGGCCGACCGCCTCGCCCATCTCGGCGTTCACGCCCAGAAGCAGCCGGGGCTGAATTACATCGGCGTCGGCCTGCCGGTGGGCCGCATGAGCGTGGAGCAGATGCACGGCCTCGCTGACATCGCCGCGCGCCTCGGCGACGGCGACATCCGCCTCACGGTCTGGCAGAACCTGCTCATCTCGGGCGTTGCCGACGCGGACGTGGCGCAGGCGTGCACCGCCATCACGGCGCTCGGGCTGTCCACCCAGGCGACGCCGCTCCAGGCCGGCCTTGTGGCCTGCACGGGATCCAAGGGCTGCCGCTTCGCCGCCGCCGACACCAAGGGCACGGCCCGCGCCATCCTCGCCCATTGCGAGGAACGCCTCGACCTCGACGGGCCGGTGAACATCCATGTCACCGGCTGCCACAATTCCTGCGCCCAGCATTATATCGGCGACATCGGCCTCATCGGCGCGCGGGTGGCCATCAATGACGATGGCGACACGGTGGACGGCTATCACCTGTTCGTCGGCGGCGGATTCGGCGCGGACGCCGCCATCGCCCGCGAACTCTATCGCGACGTGAAGGCGGAAGACGCCCCCGCGGTGGTGGAGCGCCTGCTGAAGAGCTGGCTCGCCCACCGCGAGGAGGGCGAGGCATTCGCGCACTTCACCCGCCGCATGGACCCCGACGCGCTGAAGGCGCTGGCGGAGGTGGCATGA
- a CDS encoding FAD-dependent pyridine nucleotide-disulphide oxidoreductase (PFAM: FAD-dependent pyridine nucleotide-disulphide oxidoreductase; glucose-inhibited division protein A~KEGG: rpb:RPB_1755 FAD-dependent pyridine nucleotide-disulphide oxidoreductase) produces MSEPLLIIGNGMAAAKLCEELSQRALGRYAVAVIGAEPHLAYNRVLLSEVLAGHMTAADAQMKPASWWRDRGVTLQYGTPAVAIDRTERAVVLADGRRLSYARLVLATGSHPIRLPLPGMDLNGVHTFRDLKDVEALLAAAAVPGTRAVVIGGGLLGLEAAVGLAGAGVKTSLVHLMDRLMERQLDPAAAGFLRRAVEGKDVEVLLQAASDAIEGDEQGRVTGLRLKDGRVVEADLVVVACGVIPNADLARAAGLEVKRGIVVDDTLATSDPAICAIGECAEHRGIAYGLVAPAYEQARVLAHRLAGEEARYDGSVMATNLKVSGVPVFSAGDVTGGEGTEDIVLTDRGLGVYRRLIVKDGLLVGAVLFGDTADGLFYLDLITQRTPITAMRADLAFGRDAIAAAA; encoded by the coding sequence ATGAGCGAGCCCCTCCTCATCATCGGCAACGGCATGGCGGCGGCAAAGCTCTGCGAGGAGCTGAGCCAGCGCGCGCTCGGCCGCTATGCGGTCGCGGTGATCGGGGCGGAGCCGCACCTCGCCTACAACCGGGTGCTGCTGTCGGAGGTGCTCGCCGGCCACATGACCGCCGCGGACGCGCAGATGAAGCCCGCCTCCTGGTGGCGCGATCGCGGCGTGACCCTGCAATACGGCACCCCCGCCGTCGCCATCGACCGCACCGAGCGCGCCGTCGTGCTAGCGGATGGGCGGCGCCTGTCCTATGCGCGCCTCGTGCTCGCCACCGGCTCGCATCCCATCCGCCTGCCGTTGCCGGGGATGGACCTGAACGGGGTCCACACCTTCCGCGACCTGAAGGATGTGGAGGCGCTGCTCGCCGCCGCCGCCGTTCCCGGCACAAGGGCGGTGGTAATCGGCGGCGGGCTGCTGGGGCTTGAGGCCGCCGTGGGCCTTGCCGGGGCGGGAGTGAAGACAAGCCTCGTCCATCTCATGGACCGGCTGATGGAGCGCCAGCTCGATCCCGCCGCCGCCGGATTTCTGCGGCGGGCGGTGGAAGGCAAGGACGTCGAGGTGCTGCTTCAGGCCGCCAGCGACGCCATCGAGGGGGATGAGCAGGGCCGCGTCACTGGCCTCAGACTCAAAGATGGGCGCGTGGTGGAGGCCGACCTCGTGGTGGTGGCCTGCGGCGTCATCCCCAATGCGGACCTTGCCCGCGCGGCGGGGCTGGAGGTGAAGCGCGGCATCGTGGTGGACGACACCCTTGCCACCTCCGATCCCGCCATCTGCGCCATCGGCGAATGCGCCGAGCATCGCGGCATCGCCTATGGCCTTGTGGCGCCGGCCTATGAGCAGGCCCGCGTGCTCGCCCACCGCCTCGCGGGGGAGGAGGCGCGGTACGACGGCTCGGTGATGGCCACCAATCTGAAGGTTTCGGGCGTTCCCGTCTTCTCGGCGGGCGACGTCACCGGCGGCGAGGGCACGGAAGACATCGTGCTCACCGACCGGGGGCTGGGCGTTTATCGCCGGCTCATCGTGAAGGACGGGCTCCTCGTCGGCGCCGTGCTGTTCGGCGATACGGCGGATGGCCTGTTCTATCTCGACCTCATCACCCAACGCACCCCCATCACCGCCATGCGCGCCGATCTCGCCTTCGGGCGGGACGCCATCGCCGCGGCGGCATGA
- a CDS encoding GCN5-related N-acetyltransferase (PFAM: GCN5-related N-acetyltransferase~KEGG: nha:Nham_0611 GCN5-related N-acetyltransferase), whose amino-acid sequence MPLEAGRGECFHHVMSTGLIEIRRAKPADAKAIAAVHDAAWRTAYRGLIPGVELERMVERRGPRWWDAAIRRGSRLSVLLVGDDLAGYVNYGGNRAKSLPYGGEIYEIYLQPLYQGLGFGQRLFSAARRDLSLARLDGMVVWALAENENAVGFYRALGGQPVASSTEQFGSKTLDKIAFAWQR is encoded by the coding sequence TTGCCCCTTGAAGCCGGGCGCGGGGAATGCTTCCATCACGTCATGAGCACGGGCCTCATTGAAATCCGCAGGGCCAAGCCGGCCGACGCCAAGGCGATCGCGGCGGTTCACGACGCGGCTTGGCGCACGGCCTATCGTGGCCTTATTCCCGGCGTCGAGCTTGAGCGCATGGTGGAGCGGCGTGGCCCGCGCTGGTGGGATGCCGCGATCCGGCGTGGTAGCCGGCTCTCCGTGCTGCTGGTGGGCGATGATCTCGCCGGCTATGTGAATTACGGTGGCAACCGCGCCAAGAGCCTGCCCTATGGCGGCGAGATCTATGAGATCTACCTACAACCTTTGTATCAGGGCCTCGGTTTCGGACAGCGGCTGTTTTCGGCGGCCCGTCGGGACCTAAGTCTTGCCCGGCTCGACGGAATGGTGGTTTGGGCACTGGCCGAGAACGAGAATGCGGTGGGCTTCTATCGGGCCTTAGGAGGGCAACCGGTCGCATCCTCCACCGAGCAGTTCGGCTCGAAAACGCTGGACAAGATCGCCTTCGCTTGGCAGCGGTAA
- a CDS encoding globin (PFAM: globin~KEGG: rpe:RPE_1262 globin), protein MTPTQIDLVQASFAKVAPIADTAAGLFYGRLFEIAPEVKPLFKGDMTTQGQKLMATLGVVVAGLKDLPRIVPAAQNLARKHVGYGVKTEHYAPVGAALLWTLEQGLGADFTPEVKAAWADAYGLLSSVMIAAAEAPEPVA, encoded by the coding sequence ATGACACCGACCCAGATTGACCTGGTCCAGGCCAGCTTCGCCAAGGTGGCGCCCATCGCCGATACGGCGGCGGGCCTGTTCTACGGCCGCCTGTTCGAGATCGCGCCGGAAGTGAAACCCCTGTTCAAGGGCGACATGACCACCCAGGGCCAGAAGCTGATGGCCACCCTCGGCGTGGTGGTCGCCGGCCTGAAGGACCTGCCGCGCATCGTGCCCGCCGCGCAGAACCTCGCCCGCAAGCATGTGGGCTACGGCGTCAAGACCGAGCACTATGCCCCCGTCGGCGCCGCTCTGCTGTGGACGCTGGAGCAGGGCCTCGGCGCCGATTTCACCCCCGAGGTGAAGGCCGCCTGGGCCGACGCCTACGGCCTGCTCTCCTCCGTCATGATCGCCGCCGCCGAAGCCCCCGAGCCGGTGGCCTGA
- a CDS encoding FAD-binding domain protein (PFAM: oxidoreductase FAD/NAD(P)-binding domain protein; FAD-binding domain protein; Fe-S cluster domain protein~KEGG: rpe:RPE_1259 FAD-binding domain protein), producing MSLQTRIPVVPVLPDSAPFTGEQRAWLNGFFAAILSADQVSAPTALSAGDAAALMPGMPVPAAAPEDDGAPWHDPAMPLAERMALAEGRALPRRMMAAMAQQDCGQCGYVCETYAKALADGAESKLNLCAPGGKETLRMLKQLAEETSAPAAKPAATPAAAVSYAHEPHAPAPLGTRENPGEVTFLGRTRLNKDGSEKETWHIEFDLAGSGIDYVAGDSFGVFPVNDPDLVAAVLAALHAPPDFPIADKTLGEVLSREVCLKSAPDALFTLISYITGGDRKAKARALASGADPDGDAATLDVLAALEKFPGIRPDPEALVECLEPLQPRLYSISSSPTATPGKLTLTVDAVRYEQTGRTRLGVASTFLGGRIAPGTRMKAYIQKAHGFALPADLSKDVIMVGPGTGIAPFRSFLHERLATKAPGRNWLFFGHQKRDTDFFYEDELNGLQACGTLTRLDTAWSRDGAAKVYVQDKIRAAGPELWAWLQAGAHFYICGDAKRMAKDVEAAVTAVAAEHGGLSAEAAARFVADLKTAGRYQADVY from the coding sequence ATGAGCCTCCAGACCCGCATTCCCGTTGTGCCCGTCCTGCCCGACAGCGCGCCCTTCACCGGCGAGCAGCGGGCGTGGCTGAACGGCTTCTTCGCCGCCATCCTCTCCGCCGATCAGGTCAGCGCCCCCACCGCCCTCTCGGCGGGCGACGCGGCGGCACTGATGCCGGGCATGCCCGTCCCCGCGGCAGCGCCGGAAGACGATGGCGCACCCTGGCACGACCCCGCCATGCCGCTGGCCGAGCGCATGGCGCTGGCAGAGGGCAGGGCCCTGCCCCGGCGCATGATGGCGGCCATGGCCCAGCAGGATTGCGGCCAGTGCGGCTATGTCTGCGAGACCTACGCCAAGGCACTGGCCGACGGCGCCGAAAGCAAGCTCAACCTCTGCGCCCCCGGCGGCAAGGAGACCCTGCGCATGCTGAAGCAGCTGGCGGAAGAGACCTCCGCCCCCGCCGCCAAGCCGGCCGCCACGCCCGCCGCCGCCGTCTCCTACGCCCACGAGCCCCACGCCCCGGCACCTTTGGGCACCCGCGAAAATCCCGGCGAGGTCACCTTCCTCGGCCGCACCCGCCTCAACAAGGACGGCTCCGAGAAGGAGACCTGGCACATCGAGTTCGATCTTGCCGGCTCGGGCATCGACTATGTGGCCGGCGACAGCTTCGGCGTGTTCCCGGTGAACGATCCCGACCTCGTGGCGGCGGTACTCGCCGCGCTCCACGCTCCGCCGGATTTCCCCATCGCCGACAAGACGCTGGGCGAGGTGCTCTCCCGCGAGGTGTGCCTGAAATCGGCCCCCGACGCCCTGTTCACCCTCATCTCCTACATCACCGGCGGCGATCGCAAGGCCAAGGCCCGGGCGCTGGCCTCCGGCGCTGATCCGGACGGCGATGCCGCCACCCTCGACGTGCTGGCGGCGCTGGAGAAGTTCCCCGGCATCCGTCCCGATCCGGAGGCTCTGGTGGAATGCCTGGAGCCGCTCCAGCCGCGGCTCTACTCCATCTCCTCCAGCCCCACCGCCACCCCCGGCAAGCTGACCCTGACGGTGGACGCGGTGCGCTACGAGCAGACCGGCCGCACCCGGCTCGGCGTTGCCTCCACCTTCCTCGGCGGCCGCATCGCGCCGGGCACGCGCATGAAGGCCTATATCCAGAAGGCCCACGGCTTCGCCCTGCCGGCAGACCTCTCCAAGGATGTGATCATGGTGGGGCCGGGCACCGGCATCGCCCCGTTCCGCTCGTTCCTGCACGAGCGCCTCGCCACCAAGGCCCCCGGCCGCAACTGGCTGTTCTTCGGCCACCAGAAGCGCGACACGGACTTCTTCTACGAGGACGAGCTGAACGGCCTCCAGGCCTGCGGCACCCTCACCCGGCTCGACACCGCATGGTCGCGGGACGGCGCCGCCAAGGTCTACGTGCAGGACAAGATCCGCGCGGCGGGGCCAGAGCTATGGGCGTGGCTTCAGGCCGGCGCGCATTTCTACATCTGCGGCGATGCCAAGCGCATGGCGAAGGACGTGGAAGCGGCGGTGACGGCGGTCGCCGCCGAGCATGGCGGCCTCTCGGCGGAGGCCGCGGCCCGCTTCGTGGCCGACCTGAAGACCGCCGGCCGCTACCAGGCCGACGTGTACTGA
- a CDS encoding molybdopterin oxidoreductase (PFAM: molybdopterin oxidoreductase; molydopterin dinucleotide-binding region; molybdopterin oxidoreductase Fe4S4 region; BFD domain protein [2Fe-2S]-binding domain protein~KEGG: rpb:RPB_1752 molybdopterin oxidoreductase), whose product MNAPLASPPSVKTTCPYCGVGCGVKATPDGLGGALVEGDAAHPANLGRLCSKGAALGETVGLDTRLLHPLVRGTDGALARASWDTALDRIADGLKTVRDAHGPGAIAFYLSGQLLTEDYYAANKLAKGFLGTAHVDTNSRLCMSSSVAGHKRGFGSDTVPGSYEDLEAADLIVLVGSNTAWCHPVLFRRMEAARKARGTKFVVIDPRRTETAAEADLHLPLAHGADALLFSGLLAHLAQSPAFDADYVRDHTTGFDAALAHARAMAPDAEATARACGLAVEDVARFFALFTDTARTVTCYSQGVNQSVAGTDKVNAILNCHFATGRMGREGMGPFSLTGQPNAMGGREVGGLANQLAAHMGFSPEEVDRVRRFWDAPHMATREGHKAVDLFAAIGRGEIKALWVMGTNPAVSLPEADGVRAALKGLDLFVLSENVVHNDTAACHPHVMLPAAAWGEKDGTVTNSERRISRQRPFLALPGAVKPNWWALAQVASRLGFGAAFAWRGPADIFREHAALSGFENAGSRDFDISAFADLSDTAYQDFTPVQWPAPRGRPQGTPRLFADGGYFTADRRARFVSPAPVAAARASEAYPFLLNTGRIRDQWHTMTRTGLSPRLGSHILAPFVAVHPDDAAPLGLADGGLARVSSAHGAAVLEVKIDAGQKRGTLFAPIHWSGATSSHGRVGPLVHAVTDPFSGQPDSKATPATLAPFTAPFEGFVLSRRPLAMPQGLWWARAALEGGFGWRTAGSLGPDEWAQWVKAEGPADVAELVDGPSGLYRAAAFDADGRLDFAVFEGTAGRRVAWDALKGLLKEDTVSTADRRTLLAGRRAGAAAACGPLVCACFGVPRDAIVGAIRAGAHDAAMVGEKLKAGTNCGSCLPEIRRLLAETTVPA is encoded by the coding sequence ATGAACGCGCCTCTCGCCTCGCCCCCCTCGGTGAAGACCACCTGCCCCTATTGCGGCGTCGGCTGCGGGGTGAAGGCGACGCCGGACGGCCTGGGCGGCGCGCTGGTCGAAGGCGATGCCGCCCACCCGGCCAATCTCGGCCGCCTGTGCTCCAAGGGCGCCGCGCTGGGGGAGACGGTGGGGCTCGATACCCGCCTGCTCCACCCCCTGGTGCGCGGGACTGACGGGGCGCTCGCCCGCGCCTCGTGGGACACCGCCCTCGACCGCATCGCGGACGGGCTGAAGACGGTGCGCGACGCCCACGGGCCGGGAGCCATCGCCTTCTATCTCTCCGGCCAGTTGCTGACCGAGGATTATTACGCCGCCAACAAGCTGGCGAAGGGCTTCCTCGGCACCGCGCACGTGGACACCAATTCGCGCCTGTGCATGTCCTCCTCCGTGGCCGGGCACAAGCGCGGCTTCGGTTCGGACACGGTGCCGGGCTCCTATGAGGATTTGGAGGCGGCGGATCTCATCGTTCTGGTGGGCTCCAACACCGCCTGGTGCCATCCGGTGCTGTTCCGCCGCATGGAGGCGGCGCGCAAGGCGCGGGGCACGAAATTCGTGGTCATCGACCCCCGCCGCACCGAGACGGCGGCGGAAGCCGACCTGCACCTGCCGCTGGCCCACGGCGCCGACGCGCTGCTGTTTTCCGGCCTGCTCGCCCATCTGGCCCAGAGCCCGGCCTTCGACGCCGATTACGTGCGCGACCACACCACCGGCTTCGACGCCGCGCTCGCCCACGCCCGCGCCATGGCCCCCGATGCCGAGGCCACCGCCCGCGCCTGCGGCCTTGCGGTGGAAGACGTGGCGCGCTTCTTCGCCCTGTTCACGGACACCGCGCGCACCGTGACCTGCTATTCGCAGGGGGTGAACCAGTCGGTGGCGGGCACCGACAAGGTCAATGCCATCCTCAACTGCCATTTCGCCACCGGCCGCATGGGCCGCGAGGGCATGGGGCCGTTCTCCCTCACCGGCCAGCCCAATGCCATGGGCGGGCGCGAGGTGGGCGGGCTCGCCAACCAGCTGGCCGCCCACATGGGCTTTTCCCCGGAGGAGGTGGACCGGGTGCGCCGCTTCTGGGATGCGCCCCATATGGCCACCCGCGAGGGCCACAAGGCGGTGGACCTGTTCGCCGCCATCGGCCGTGGCGAGATCAAGGCGCTGTGGGTCATGGGCACCAACCCGGCCGTGAGCCTGCCCGAGGCGGACGGCGTGCGCGCGGCGCTGAAGGGCCTCGACCTGTTCGTGCTGTCCGAGAACGTGGTGCACAACGACACCGCCGCCTGCCATCCCCATGTGATGCTGCCCGCCGCCGCCTGGGGCGAGAAGGACGGCACCGTCACCAATTCCGAGCGGCGCATTTCCCGCCAGCGGCCCTTCCTCGCCCTGCCCGGTGCGGTGAAGCCCAATTGGTGGGCGCTGGCGCAGGTGGCGAGCCGCCTTGGCTTCGGCGCGGCCTTCGCGTGGCGCGGGCCGGCGGATATCTTCCGCGAGCATGCGGCGCTCTCCGGCTTCGAGAATGCCGGCAGCCGCGATTTCGACATCTCCGCCTTCGCCGACCTGTCGGACACGGCCTACCAGGATTTCACACCGGTACAGTGGCCGGCCCCGCGCGGGCGGCCGCAGGGCACACCACGGCTGTTCGCGGACGGCGGCTATTTCACCGCCGACCGGCGCGCCCGCTTCGTGTCGCCTGCGCCGGTGGCAGCGGCGCGGGCGAGCGAGGCCTACCCGTTCCTGCTCAACACCGGCCGCATCCGCGACCAGTGGCACACCATGACCCGCACCGGCCTGTCGCCGCGCCTCGGCTCGCACATCCTGGCGCCGTTCGTGGCCGTGCATCCGGACGATGCGGCGCCCCTCGGCCTTGCCGACGGCGGGCTGGCGCGAGTGTCGAGCGCCCATGGCGCGGCGGTGCTGGAGGTGAAGATCGATGCCGGGCAAAAGCGCGGCACCCTGTTCGCGCCCATCCACTGGAGCGGGGCGACCTCCTCCCACGGGCGGGTCGGGCCGCTGGTGCACGCGGTCACCGACCCCTTCTCCGGCCAGCCCGATTCCAAGGCGACACCGGCCACCCTCGCACCCTTTACCGCGCCGTTCGAAGGCTTCGTGCTGTCGCGGCGCCCACTTGCGATGCCGCAGGGCCTGTGGTGGGCGCGGGCGGCGCTGGAGGGCGGCTTCGGCTGGCGCACCGCGGGCAGCCTCGGCCCGGACGAGTGGGCGCAGTGGGTGAAGGCGGAAGGCCCGGCGGACGTGGCGGAATTGGTAGACGGCCCCTCCGGCCTCTACAGGGCTGCCGCCTTCGACGCCGACGGGCGGCTGGATTTCGCGGTGTTCGAGGGCACGGCCGGCCGGCGCGTGGCCTGGGACGCGCTGAAGGGCCTGCTTAAGGAAGACACCGTCTCCACCGCCGACCGGCGCACCCTGCTGGCGGGCCGGCGGGCGGGAGCTGCAGCCGCATGCGGTCCGCTGGTCTGCGCGTGCTTCGGCGTGCCGCGCGACGCCATCGTGGGCGCCATCCGCGCCGGCGCGCACGATGCGGCCATGGTGGGGGAAAAGCTCAAGGCCGGCACGAACTGCGGCTCATGCCTGCCCGAGATCCGCCGCCTCCTCGCGGAGACGACGGTACCGGCCTGA
- a CDS encoding nitrate ABC transporter, ATPase subunits C and D (TIGRFAM: nitrate ABC transporter, ATPase subunits C and D~PFAM: ABC transporter related~SMART: AAA ATPase~KEGG: rpb:RPB_1758 nitrate transport ATP-binding subunits C and D), giving the protein MPAYLELSQIGKSFTRGAATTEVLRDVSLDIAKGEYISIIGHSGCGKSTLLNIVAGLTPVTTGGVILDGKEVNAPGPDRAVVFQNHSLLPWLTVYDNVRLAVDKVFSGTRSRAERHDWTIHNLDLVQMGHAKDKRPSEVSGGMKQRVGIARALAMEPKVLLLDEPFGALDALTRAHLQDSVMQIHASLGNTIIMITHDVDEAVLLSDRIVMMTNGPSARIGEVLEVNLPRPRKRLELVTNATYLKAREAVLKFLHERHRYVEAA; this is encoded by the coding sequence ATGCCCGCCTATCTCGAGCTCAGCCAGATCGGAAAGAGCTTCACCCGCGGCGCCGCCACCACGGAAGTGCTGCGCGACGTTTCGCTCGACATCGCCAAGGGCGAATACATCTCCATCATCGGCCATTCCGGCTGCGGCAAGTCCACCTTGCTCAACATCGTCGCCGGCCTCACTCCGGTGACCACCGGCGGCGTGATCCTCGACGGCAAGGAGGTGAATGCCCCCGGCCCCGACCGCGCCGTGGTGTTCCAGAACCACTCCCTGCTGCCCTGGCTCACGGTCTACGATAATGTGCGCCTTGCGGTGGACAAGGTGTTCTCCGGCACCCGCTCGCGCGCCGAGCGGCACGACTGGACCATTCACAACCTCGACCTGGTGCAGATGGGCCATGCCAAGGACAAGCGCCCCTCGGAAGTGTCCGGCGGCATGAAGCAGCGCGTGGGCATCGCCCGGGCGCTGGCCATGGAGCCCAAGGTGCTGCTGCTGGACGAGCCCTTCGGCGCGCTGGATGCCCTCACCCGAGCCCACCTGCAGGACAGCGTCATGCAGATCCATGCTTCGCTCGGCAACACCATCATCATGATCACCCACGACGTGGACGAGGCGGTGCTGCTCTCCGACCGCATCGTGATGATGACCAACGGCCCCTCCGCCCGCATCGGCGAGGTGCTGGAGGTGAACCTGCCGCGTCCGCGCAAGCGGCTCGAGCTGGTCACCAACGCCACCTACCTCAAGGCCCGCGAGGCGGTGCTGAAATTCCTCCACGAGCGCCACCGCTACGTGGAAGCCGCCTGA
- a CDS encoding Inorganic diphosphatase (PFAM: Inorganic pyrophosphatase~KEGG: rpd:RPD_0696 inorganic diphosphatase) — MRIDAIPIGKNPPHDVNVVIEVPIGGEPIKYELDKAAGTLFVDRFLYTAMRYPGNYGFIPHTLSGDGDPCDVLVANTRAIMAGAVISVRPVGVLLMEDEAGVDEKIIAVPSSKLTKRYDRVTNHSDLPEITLKQIEHFFEHYKDLEPNKWVKILRWGDAAEAHKLILEGIERAKAEGKEG; from the coding sequence ATGCGCATCGATGCGATCCCGATCGGCAAGAACCCGCCCCACGATGTCAATGTCGTGATCGAGGTGCCCATCGGCGGCGAGCCTATCAAATACGAACTCGACAAGGCTGCCGGCACGCTCTTCGTCGATCGCTTCCTTTATACCGCCATGCGGTATCCCGGAAACTACGGTTTCATTCCCCACACTCTTTCCGGCGACGGCGACCCCTGCGACGTTCTGGTGGCGAATACCCGCGCCATCATGGCCGGCGCGGTGATCAGCGTGCGTCCCGTGGGCGTGCTGCTGATGGAGGACGAGGCCGGCGTCGATGAGAAGATCATCGCCGTTCCCTCTTCCAAGCTCACCAAGCGCTACGACCGGGTCACCAACCATTCCGACCTGCCGGAGATCACGCTCAAGCAGATCGAGCACTTCTTCGAGCACTACAAGGATCTCGAGCCCAACAAGTGGGTGAAGATCCTGCGCTGGGGCGATGCCGCCGAAGCGCACAAGCTCATCCTCGAAGGCATCGAGCGCGCCAAGGCCGAAGGCAAGGAAGGCTGA